A genomic window from Silene latifolia isolate original U9 population chromosome Y, ASM4854445v1, whole genome shotgun sequence includes:
- the LOC141630822 gene encoding uncharacterized protein LOC141630822, which yields MAMGPPLLLFLCQQQSTANLLGNGVLKKEYGGLGLVDTHLWNLAAVDKLVWWIAVKKDHLWIKWVDKIYIKDTPWIDYQPSQSSSWAWRKICEIKDRFRDAYLQGKWMEADDMYTISKGYEWLTFQSHQKVIWAKAVWNRFNTPRHCFILWLLQRQRLLTLDRLQKMGVVTSGVCFVYSRGLETHQHLFQECEYAKKCYQLLFSWLKITMTGDVSTGKVLMQRKLSGFQRLVISSLIVAVQYGIWHVRNVCRVDKYLMHPETLLQQVRKESKLRIMAVALGQVRLADSNWCKSLGLM from the coding sequence ATGGCCATGGGCCCACCGCTGCTACTTTTCTTGTGCCAACAACAAAGCACAGCCAATTTATTAGGAAATGGCGTATTAAAAAAGGAGTATGGGGGTTTAGGCTTAGTTGACACTCACCTTTGGAACCTAGCTGCTGTTGATAAATTGGTTTGGTGGATAGCTGTCAAGAAGGATCACCTCTGGATTAAGTGGGTTGATAAGATTTATATTAAGGATACTCCCTGGATTGATTACCAACCTTCTCAATCTAGTTCATGggcttggaggaagatttgtgagATTAAAGATAGATTTAGAGATGCTTATCTGCAAGGAAAGTGGATGGAAGCTGATGATATGTATACAATCTCTAAAGGTTATGAATGGCTTACTTTTCAATCTCATCAAAAAGTGATATGGGCAAAAGCTGTTTGGAACAGGTTTAATACTCCAAGGCACTGTTTCATCTTGTGGCTCTTGCAGAGGCAAAGACTTCTAACCTTGGATCGATTGCAGAAAATGGGGGTGGTTACTTCTGGAGTGTGCTTTGTGTACAGCAGGGGGCTTGAGACTCATCAACATCTCTTCCAAGAATGTGAGTATGCAAAAAAATGCTACCAGCTTCTTTTTTCTTGGTTGAAGATTACAATGACAGGTGATGTTTCTACTGGGAAGGTGCTAATGCAAAGAAAACTCTCTGGTTTTCAGAGACTTGTGATTAGTTCTTTGATTGTAGCTGTTCAGTATGGGATATGGCATGTGAGGAATGTATGTAGAGTGGACAAATATTTGATGCATCCAGAAACACTCTTACAGCAGGTCAGGAAAGAGTCCAAGCTGCGTATAATGGCAGTAGCTTTGGGGCAAGTCCGTTTAGCTGATAGTAACTGGTGTAAAAGTCTGGGTTTGATGTAA